Genomic DNA from Anaerolineae bacterium:
CGAATTTATCGCCGGTATTTTAACCGTGTTTGGGGTGGCGGCCATGATGCTGGTTATCAACGTGCCGCTGGCCATCGTCAGCCTGGTGGCCGTTCCTTTGATGATGTTCATGACCCGGTGGATTTCAACCCATACCCGCAAAGGGTTTCGCCGGCAGCAAGAAGCATTGGGTCATCTGAACGGCATCATTGAGGAAACCGTTACCGGACAGCGGGTGGTCAAAGCCTACAGCCGGGAACAGGCTGCCATTGATGACTTTGAGCAGGCCAACCGCAAGCTGCAAAGAGCGGCCATTATGGCCCAAACGTATGCCCTGGTGCTGGGGCCATTGACCAACTTTGTCAATAACGTGAATTTTGCCATTGTGGCCGGGGTTGGTGGTTGGATGGCGGTGCAGGGCCTGGCCACGGTAGGCACCATGGTTGCCTTTGTCAATTATGCCCGGCAGTTTGGCCGTCCCCTCAACCAGATTGCCCACCTGTACAATATGATTCAATCCGCCCTGGCCGGGGCGGAACGGGTCTTTGAAATTCTCGACGAAACCCCCGAACTGGTTGACCTACCCAATGCCCCGTTGCTGGACAAGATTGCGGGTGAAGTGGTGTTTGACCGGGTCTGTTTTGGCTACCAGGCTAACGTGCCGGTGCTCAAAAACGTGAGCCTCCACGCCAGGCCGGGGCAGACCATTGCCCTGGTAGGGCCAACGGGCGCGGGTAAAACCACCATCATCAATCTCCTCTCCCGCTTTTACGATATCAACAGCGGCGCAATTTACATTGACGGGCACGACATCCGCACGGTGCAGCGGGCCGGGTTGCGCCGCCAGTTGGGCATTGTGCTGCAAGATATGTTTCTATTCAGCGGCTCGGTGATGGACAATATCCGTTATGGCCGGCTCAATGCCACCGACGAGGAAGTTATTGCCGCGGCCAAACTGGCCAACGCCGACCCGTTCATTCGCCACCTGCCCCAAGGCTATGACACGCTTCTATCGGAGCGGGGCAGCAATTTGAGCCAGGGCCAGCGCCAGTTGCTGGCTATTGCCCGCGCCGTTCTGGCCAATCCGCGCATTTTGATTTTGGATGAAGCGACCAGCAGCGTAGACACCCGCACCGAAATGCACATTCAAGAAGCCCTCCTATGGTTGATGAAAGGCCGCACCAGTTTTGTCATCGCCCATCGCTTGAGCACCATCCGCGATGCCGATGACGTGTTGGTGATCAATGAGGGCCAGATTATTGAACAGGGCAATCACGAAGCCCTGCTGGCCTGGCAAGGGTTCTACTACCACCTGTACATGAGCCAGTTCAAAGGTCAGGTAGTCCCTGTCGCCGCGCCGGGCTAAAATGTTAACCTGGTTTCAAGAGAAATAGATTTCAAATAAATCCAGCAAACCTTTGGAAAGGAACAAAACATTATGCTGAACCCTTTAAACACCCAACAACAACAGTGGGTAGAAACAACGTTGGCGGCAATGAGTCTGGAAGAATGTGCAGGACAACTCCTTTGTCCCAGCCTGCCTCGTTTCACCACGGCTGATTGGTTGGACCTGCTTAAAAAGGTTCCCCTGGGCTGTATGTTCATCCGCAATATGCCGCAAGATGAACTACGCCAGATGATGACGGCCATTCAAGCCCATTCACCCATCCCCATCCTGGTGGCCGGCGATCTGGAGCATGGGGCGCAGGCGGTGCAGGATGAAGGCACTGTGTTTCC
This window encodes:
- a CDS encoding ABC transporter ATP-binding protein — translated: MLGEIKKPKDTRGTLRRLWTYLQRHKMELGIVMILVAATTGFGLLGPYLMAIAIDDYMLAGDLPGLAKIVGLMMGVYLITSATTWLQIYVMVKVAQRTVRDLRNDLFAKLQTLSLRFFDQRPHGELMSRLTNDIENISNVLTESLSEFIAGILTVFGVAAMMLVINVPLAIVSLVAVPLMMFMTRWISTHTRKGFRRQQEALGHLNGIIEETVTGQRVVKAYSREQAAIDDFEQANRKLQRAAIMAQTYALVLGPLTNFVNNVNFAIVAGVGGWMAVQGLATVGTMVAFVNYARQFGRPLNQIAHLYNMIQSALAGAERVFEILDETPELVDLPNAPLLDKIAGEVVFDRVCFGYQANVPVLKNVSLHARPGQTIALVGPTGAGKTTIINLLSRFYDINSGAIYIDGHDIRTVQRAGLRRQLGIVLQDMFLFSGSVMDNIRYGRLNATDEEVIAAAKLANADPFIRHLPQGYDTLLSERGSNLSQGQRQLLAIARAVLANPRILILDEATSSVDTRTEMHIQEALLWLMKGRTSFVIAHRLSTIRDADDVLVINEGQIIEQGNHEALLAWQGFYYHLYMSQFKGQVVPVAAPG